The nucleotide window CGGACCTGGCGGCCCACCTGGCCGACGACGTCGAGGACGTCTTCGACGACAGCGACGCGGTGGTGCTGGTCACCGAGTGGGCGCAGTACCTGGACCTGGACTGGGCGAAGCTGGCCCCGCTGATGCGCACGCCGGTGATCCTGGACGGCCGGCACTGCCTCGACCCCGGGCGCCTCACCAAGCTCGGCTACCGCTACCTGTCGCTCACCGGCCGCTGACCCGCACGCGGGTCCGGCCGCCGGTCAGGGCAGTGCGGCGCGCCAGGCGCGGACCAGGTCCGCGTCCACCGGGAGGTCCCAGCGGCCGTCCGGGCGCACCGCGCTGCCCGTGTGGAACGCGTCCACCCCGGCCGCCAGCAGCGGGCCGAGGTGGTGGTGGCGCAGCCCGCCGCCGGCCAGGACCCTCGGCCGGGAGGCCGCCTCCGCGCCCAGGACGGGCAGGCCCTCCGCGACGCTCGCCGGGCCGCCCGCGGTGAGCACGAAGTCCAGGCCGGGCAGCCCGACGAGTGCCCGCCGGGCGGCCGCGCGGTCCGCGGCGTGGTCCAGCGCCCGGTGGAAGGTCCACCGGCAGCCCTCGATCGCGGCCAGCACGGCCTTGACCGCCACCAGGTCGACGGCGGCCCGCGCGTCGAGGAAACCCAGGACGAACTCGTCGGCCCCGGCGGCGCGCAGCTCAGCGGCGGCGTCGATCAGGGCGTCCGGGTCGCTCAGCCCGTACCCGTCCTCGGCGCGCAGCATGACGCGGACGCCGATGCCGACCGCCGCCCGGACTTCCGCGAAGGTCGCGAGGCTCGGGGTCAGGCCCTGCCGGCTCATGTCGGCGACCAGCTCGACCCGGTCGGCGCCGCCGTCCTGCGCGGCGAGCGCATCGACGGCGTTCAGTGCGATGACTTCCAAGATCGATTCTGGCACCGCGGCATCGTCGCACACCCCGCTGGGTGCGCTGCCCGTTCGTATGCGCGTCCATGGTGGAAAGTGTCGGACCATCGAGGTTCTTCGCTCGAAACCTTGACGTGATCTGAGCAGTCTTGTTGGACTGTGTTCACTCCCGGGTGGTCTCCCGCAGGCGCTCCATGTGATTTTCGTCCAAGGTGGAGCGCCGGTCGACGCTGCCCGCGTTCTTTCCCACCGAGAGGACTTTCGCGCATGACCGCACCTTGGATCCTCCGGCGGCGGGCCGTCGCGGTGGCCGCCGTCACGGTACTGACCGTCGGCACCGCGGGCGCCGCCGGCGCCGCGCCGTCCCCCGGCGTCCCCGCACCCGCCGCCGCGCCCGCGCTGGTCGCCGCGCCGGCGCCGGCCGCCGCGCCGGCCTGGCGCAAGGGCATCGCGCCCGTCGCGACGCCGTGGACCGACCGGGTCGGCCCCGGCAACGCGCTGCCCGAATATCCCCGGCCCCAGCTGGTCCGCGACAGCTGGCAGAACCTCAACGGCGTCTGGGAGTTCGCCAAGGCCGCCGTCGGCGAGGCGCCGCCCGTCGGCCGGGAGCTCGGCGAGCGGGTCCTGGTGCCGTACCCGATCGAGTCCGCGCTCTCCGGGATTCAGCGCCGCGAGGACCGGATGTTCTACCGCCGCGCCTTCACGGTGCCCGCCGGCTGGCGGGTCGGCCAGGGCCGGCGGCTGCTGCTGCACTTCGGCGCGGTCGACTACGACGCGAAGGTGTGGGTCAACGGCACCCAGGTCGCGACCCACCGGGGCGGCTACGACGGCTTCGACGTCGACGTCACCGACGCGCTCACCTCCGCGGGCCCGCAGGAGCTGATC belongs to Amorphoplanes digitatis and includes:
- a CDS encoding copper homeostasis protein CutC, which gives rise to MEVIALNAVDALAAQDGGADRVELVADMSRQGLTPSLATFAEVRAAVGIGVRVMLRAEDGYGLSDPDALIDAAAELRAAGADEFVLGFLDARAAVDLVAVKAVLAAIEGCRWTFHRALDHAADRAAARRALVGLPGLDFVLTAGGPASVAEGLPVLGAEAASRPRVLAGGGLRHHHLGPLLAAGVDAFHTGSAVRPDGRWDLPVDADLVRAWRAALP